A genomic stretch from Corynebacterium kutscheri includes:
- the dnaA gene encoding chromosomal replication initiator protein DnaA gives MSDSPMSLDDTWTKIVDDLVVLSQSANSGISSLSHQQRAFLGLARLISLTDGIAIVAVPSAMAKEVVEKQLNNALVQVLTQRLGRPYLLAILVNEALTRTEAPEPVSTPTPVIQTETATAPAEHMLPPEVVEPVVEKPILPVQTPNQSANIYPQETPQNWQRTSVNSNLEQTPVTTPVVPTQSQQLPNLNSRYTFDTYVVSTTNQLSYAAARAVAESPAKAYNPLFIWGDSGLGKTHLLHAIGNYAQVLSPNLRIKYVSSEEFTNDYINSVRDDRQESFKRRYRDLDILMVDDIQFLQGKEGTQEEFFHTFNALQQNGKQIVLSSDRPPKQLTTLEDRLRTRFQSGLIADVYPPDLETRIAILRNKAEAENLHAENGVLELIATRFNTSIRELEGAFIRVSAFASLSQSAITMEVAEQALRDMMPDQTEIEVNSDVIMEVTAKYFNITKKDLLGKSKAQPVVHTRHIAMYLCRELTDLSLPRIGKTFGGKDHSTVSHAIKRIRDELNKKQDTYDEIQQITQLIKNHTPG, from the coding sequence GTGTCGGATTCCCCGATGTCGCTCGATGACACCTGGACAAAAATAGTCGATGACCTTGTCGTATTATCGCAATCTGCTAACAGTGGTATTTCTTCCCTAAGCCACCAACAGCGTGCTTTTCTGGGATTAGCTCGGTTAATTTCGCTTACCGACGGCATTGCCATCGTGGCGGTTCCCTCAGCGATGGCTAAAGAAGTAGTAGAAAAACAACTTAACAACGCCCTAGTACAAGTACTGACTCAAAGATTAGGTAGACCTTATTTATTAGCTATTTTGGTTAATGAGGCGTTAACCAGAACAGAAGCACCAGAACCAGTTAGTACTCCCACGCCGGTTATACAAACAGAAACTGCTACTGCACCAGCTGAGCATATGCTGCCACCAGAAGTAGTTGAACCGGTCGTCGAAAAGCCTATTTTACCAGTTCAAACCCCGAATCAGTCGGCTAATATTTATCCCCAGGAGACACCTCAAAATTGGCAGCGAACCAGTGTTAATTCCAATTTGGAGCAAACTCCTGTCACAACACCGGTGGTTCCTACGCAATCGCAACAGCTACCTAATTTAAATTCACGTTATACCTTCGATACTTATGTGGTTTCAACAACCAACCAACTTTCTTATGCAGCTGCTCGTGCAGTAGCTGAAAGCCCTGCTAAAGCATATAACCCGCTTTTTATTTGGGGTGATTCTGGTTTGGGGAAAACCCATCTTTTACATGCCATTGGTAATTACGCACAGGTATTGTCGCCGAATTTACGTATTAAATACGTTTCCAGTGAAGAATTTACTAATGATTATATTAATTCGGTGCGTGATGATCGCCAGGAATCTTTTAAACGGCGTTATCGTGATCTCGACATTCTTATGGTCGATGATATTCAATTCTTACAAGGTAAAGAGGGTACTCAGGAAGAGTTTTTCCATACTTTTAATGCCTTACAACAAAATGGCAAGCAGATTGTTCTCAGTTCTGACCGGCCACCAAAACAATTAACCACCCTAGAAGATCGACTGCGTACTCGGTTCCAATCTGGGCTTATTGCCGATGTTTACCCACCTGATTTGGAAACTCGTATTGCAATTTTGCGTAATAAAGCCGAAGCAGAAAATCTTCACGCCGAAAATGGGGTCCTTGAGCTTATCGCTACCCGTTTTAATACCTCGATTCGTGAGCTTGAAGGAGCTTTTATTCGAGTATCAGCTTTTGCTTCACTATCTCAATCAGCAATCACAATGGAAGTTGCTGAACAGGCATTACGAGATATGATGCCGGATCAAACTGAAATTGAAGTCAATTCTGATGTGATTATGGAAGTCACAGCAAAATACTTCAATATCACCAAAAAAGATCTATTGGGCAAATCAAAAGCCCAGCCAGTAGTACACACCCGCCATATTGCTATGTATTTATGCCGTGAATTAACTGATCTATCACTACCGCGTATTGGTAAAACTTTTGGCGGTAAAGACCACAGCACAGTTTCTCATGCTATTAAACGAATCCGTGATGAATTGAATAAAAAACAAGATACTTACGACGAGATTCAACAAATTACGCAGCTTATTAAAAATCATACTCCTGGTTAA
- the dnaN gene encoding DNA polymerase III subunit beta: MDSNVSFRVVKSDFESAVAWVARSLSAKPAQPVLRAMLITADDDGLELAGYDYEVSTKVRVAAEVVEPGKIAVAGKLIADIVSTLPNKPVELSVNGATVQLVCGTSRFELPMIPIEDYPPLPALPQVTGAMDPRLFSEAVSQVAVAAGKDDTLPVLTGMHMEINGEEVTLTATDRFRLALRRFQWVPASPDATAKVLIPAKNLQENARTMDTSITEPIELALGTGENIGSEGLFGIHTDNRQTTTRMLDAEYPNVAPLLPKSHQAMASVEISALQDAIKRVALVADRNAQIRLQFSAGEVILSAGGAEAGHAEERVACSYTGSEDLFIAFNPQFLREGLGVIRTNRVVFGFTDSSRPAIMIPEPEDMPEADETGAFPTPDTDFTYLLMPVRLPG; encoded by the coding sequence ATGGACTCAAACGTGTCATTTCGCGTCGTTAAAAGCGACTTTGAAAGTGCGGTGGCCTGGGTAGCTCGCAGCTTGTCTGCTAAACCTGCTCAGCCAGTTTTGCGCGCAATGCTTATCACCGCGGATGACGACGGTCTTGAACTTGCTGGTTATGATTATGAAGTCTCGACCAAAGTACGCGTTGCTGCCGAGGTAGTTGAACCTGGAAAAATCGCAGTTGCCGGTAAACTTATTGCCGATATTGTTTCTACGCTGCCTAATAAACCGGTTGAACTATCCGTTAATGGCGCTACCGTGCAATTAGTTTGTGGTACTTCTCGTTTTGAGTTGCCAATGATTCCTATTGAGGATTATCCACCATTGCCAGCGTTACCGCAGGTAACGGGCGCAATGGATCCTAGACTTTTTAGTGAAGCTGTTTCTCAGGTTGCAGTAGCTGCGGGTAAAGATGACACTTTGCCAGTGCTTACTGGAATGCACATGGAAATCAATGGTGAAGAAGTTACTTTAACTGCTACCGATCGTTTTCGACTAGCTTTACGACGGTTCCAATGGGTACCAGCTAGCCCAGATGCCACCGCAAAGGTACTTATTCCCGCAAAGAATTTGCAAGAAAATGCTCGCACCATGGATACCAGCATCACCGAACCAATTGAGTTGGCTTTAGGTACTGGAGAAAACATTGGTTCTGAGGGACTTTTTGGTATTCACACCGATAACCGGCAAACCACTACTCGTATGCTTGATGCGGAATATCCTAATGTAGCTCCGCTATTGCCCAAGAGCCATCAAGCAATGGCAAGTGTAGAAATTTCTGCTTTACAAGATGCGATTAAGCGTGTTGCTTTGGTTGCTGATCGTAATGCACAAATTCGGTTGCAGTTTAGTGCTGGTGAGGTAATTCTTTCTGCTGGTGGTGCTGAGGCAGGTCATGCTGAGGAACGAGTAGCGTGCTCATATACCGGTAGTGAAGATCTTTTTATTGCTTTTAATCCGCAGTTTTTGCGAGAAGGATTAGGCGTTATTCGAACCAACCGGGTTGTGTTTGGGTTTACTGACTCTAGTCGTCCAGCAATTATGATTCCGGAACCAGAAGATATGCCTGAAGCAGATGAAACTGGCGCTTTCCCTACTCCAGACACCGATTTCACTTATCTTCTCATGCCAGTTCGGCTACCAGGTTAA
- a CDS encoding DUF6918 family protein — protein sequence MSSLTTLLEQPREAVVTDLAALAEHTIDQQSGISGAALKTAVNGAKKVNSDIIVKACNRMLPEFVEKLDPQWQQFTASGEEDFGIFLSRNAEAVVSDILDVLDRNVEKVNVSALKKVYGSMRGKAEKLITPHIPAIGAVLQKHM from the coding sequence ATGTCAAGCCTAACCACCCTATTAGAACAACCACGTGAAGCTGTTGTTACTGATCTTGCAGCATTAGCTGAACACACTATCGACCAACAATCCGGTATTAGCGGTGCCGCACTAAAAACTGCAGTCAACGGGGCAAAGAAAGTTAATTCCGACATCATTGTTAAAGCCTGCAATCGTATGCTGCCAGAATTCGTCGAAAAACTTGATCCACAATGGCAACAATTTACTGCTAGCGGTGAAGAAGACTTCGGTATTTTTCTCTCCCGCAATGCTGAAGCAGTAGTCAGCGATATTCTTGATGTGCTTGATCGTAATGTAGAAAAAGTTAATGTTTCTGCCCTGAAAAAAGTTTATGGCAGTATGCGCGGCAAAGCCGAAAAACTCATCACTCCACATATCCCAGCTATTGGCGCAGTACTACAAAAACACATGTAA
- the gyrB gene encoding DNA topoisomerase (ATP-hydrolyzing) subunit B encodes MANAEHNYGAESITILEGLEAVRKRPGMYIGSTGERGLHHLIWEVVDNSVDEAMAGYADKVDVTLLEDGGVEVIDNGRGIPVEMHPSGAPTVQVVMTQLHAGGKFDSDSYAVSGGLHGVGISVVNALSTRVETEIKRDGHLWLQTFDHAVPAELQQLKPARGSGTKQRFWPDPEIFETTTFNFDTVAKRLQEMAFLNKGLTITLTDKRASEEEIELDALAEDIDLAEGVSLDQLDTDADAVAATATKNSGKKKEKKKTFFYPNGLEDYVAHLNRSKTTIHPSIIAFEAKGQDHEVEIAMQWNSGYSQSVHTFANTINTFEGGTHEEGFRAALTSLMNRYAREHKLLKEKESNLTGDDCREGLAAVVSVRVGDPQFEGQTKTKLGNTEVKGFVQRMVNEHVSDWLDANPAEAKTIINKAVSSAHARQAARKARDLVRRKSATDLGGLPGKLADCRSKDPVKSELYIVEGDSAGGSAKGGRDSMYQAILPLRGKILNVEKARLDKVLKNAEVQAIITALGTGIHDEFDINKLRYHKIVLMADADVDGQHIATLLLTLLFRFMPQLIEQGHVYLAQPPLYKLKWQGKNVEPGFAYSDAERDEQLAQGLAEGRKINKDDGIQRYKGLGEMNASELWETTLDPSIRVLRRVDMNDAQRADELFSILMGDDVAARRSFITRKAKDVRFLDV; translated from the coding sequence GTGGCTAACGCTGAACACAACTACGGCGCCGAATCTATTACGATCCTTGAGGGTCTAGAGGCTGTCCGTAAGCGCCCAGGTATGTACATCGGTTCAACCGGTGAACGAGGTCTACACCACCTGATATGGGAGGTTGTAGATAACTCTGTCGATGAAGCGATGGCAGGCTATGCCGATAAAGTCGATGTCACCCTACTTGAAGATGGTGGCGTTGAGGTTATTGATAATGGTCGTGGTATCCCGGTAGAGATGCACCCTTCTGGCGCGCCTACGGTGCAAGTCGTTATGACCCAGTTGCACGCCGGCGGTAAATTCGACTCCGATTCTTATGCAGTTTCTGGTGGTCTGCACGGTGTGGGTATTTCGGTAGTGAATGCCTTATCAACACGAGTCGAAACAGAAATTAAACGTGATGGCCATCTTTGGTTACAAACCTTCGATCATGCTGTTCCTGCTGAATTACAGCAACTTAAGCCAGCGCGTGGTAGTGGAACCAAACAGCGTTTTTGGCCTGACCCAGAGATCTTTGAAACAACAACGTTCAATTTCGACACGGTAGCTAAGCGTTTGCAAGAAATGGCATTCCTTAATAAAGGGCTCACCATTACTTTGACTGATAAGCGCGCTAGCGAGGAAGAAATAGAGCTAGATGCCTTAGCGGAGGATATTGATCTTGCCGAGGGAGTTTCCCTTGATCAGCTAGATACTGACGCTGATGCAGTAGCTGCGACGGCTACTAAGAATTCGGGTAAGAAGAAAGAAAAGAAAAAGACTTTCTTTTATCCCAATGGCTTAGAAGATTATGTGGCGCATTTGAATCGTTCTAAGACTACCATTCATCCTTCCATTATTGCCTTTGAAGCAAAAGGACAGGATCATGAGGTAGAAATCGCTATGCAATGGAATTCTGGTTATTCCCAGAGCGTGCATACCTTTGCTAATACGATTAATACCTTCGAGGGTGGTACCCATGAAGAAGGTTTCCGTGCTGCATTAACTTCTTTGATGAATCGCTACGCTCGTGAGCACAAATTACTCAAAGAAAAAGAATCTAATTTAACTGGCGACGATTGTCGCGAAGGCCTTGCAGCAGTAGTTTCCGTACGTGTTGGCGATCCGCAATTTGAAGGTCAGACCAAGACCAAATTGGGTAACACTGAGGTCAAGGGCTTTGTGCAGCGTATGGTCAACGAGCACGTTTCAGATTGGCTTGATGCTAATCCAGCTGAAGCTAAGACCATTATTAATAAAGCTGTTTCTTCCGCTCATGCTCGTCAAGCAGCACGTAAAGCGCGCGATTTGGTCCGTCGTAAATCAGCGACTGATTTAGGCGGTCTACCTGGTAAATTAGCGGATTGCCGTTCGAAAGATCCGGTAAAATCCGAGCTCTATATCGTCGAGGGCGACTCCGCAGGTGGTTCTGCAAAAGGTGGGCGTGATTCGATGTACCAGGCAATTTTGCCTTTGCGCGGAAAGATCCTCAATGTGGAAAAAGCCCGCCTGGATAAGGTGCTAAAAAATGCCGAAGTACAGGCAATTATTACCGCGCTAGGCACGGGCATTCACGATGAGTTCGACATTAACAAATTGCGCTATCACAAGATTGTGCTTATGGCCGATGCTGATGTTGACGGCCAGCACATTGCAACTTTGTTGCTCACTTTGCTGTTTAGATTTATGCCGCAGTTGATTGAACAAGGCCATGTCTATTTGGCACAGCCGCCGCTATATAAGTTGAAGTGGCAGGGCAAAAATGTTGAGCCTGGCTTTGCTTATTCGGATGCTGAACGTGATGAGCAGTTGGCGCAGGGTTTGGCTGAGGGACGCAAGATTAACAAAGACGATGGTATTCAGCGTTATAAGGGTCTTGGTGAGATGAACGCTAGCGAGCTGTGGGAGACCACTTTGGATCCTTCAATTCGTGTGCTACGCCGAGTTGATATGAACGATGCTCAACGTGCTGATGAGCTTTTTAGCATTCTTATGGGTGATGACGTTGCGGCACGTCGTAGTTTTATTACTCGTAAAGCTAAAGACGTTCGTTTCTTGGACGTATAA
- the recF gene encoding DNA replication/repair protein RecF (All proteins in this family for which functions are known are DNA-binding proteins that assist the filamentation of RecA onto DNA for the initiation of recombination or recombinational repair.) has product MYLRSLSLTDFRSWPELEIELNPGVTVFIGRNGFGKTNIVEAIGYIAHLGSHRVSQDSPLVRQGCDSARISATAINQGRELSAHLLIKAKGTNQAQINRTRLKSSRELLGVVKTVLFSPEDLALVRGEPEGRRRFLDHIIATRKPRLAGVKADYDKVLRQRNSLLKNAGVALRRGYGTDESALLTLDVWDQQLSALGAQVIHARQELVAELNPLVHSAYAGIAPESRPAAIRYISTIDALNNANTLIDIEVIEAMMLSELGAKRQREIERGGSLVGPHRDDLDLLLGNYPAKGFASHGETWSLALSLRLAEFELVRSDGTDPILILDDVFSELDAQRREKLVALAASAEQVLITAAVAGDLPVNLTSGTQLITHTVKVKDTDQGRISLLDDTKTKKEKL; this is encoded by the coding sequence GTGTATCTTCGATCTTTATCCTTAACAGACTTTCGATCATGGCCTGAGCTTGAGATAGAACTCAATCCTGGGGTAACGGTTTTTATAGGCCGTAATGGTTTTGGCAAGACCAATATTGTCGAAGCGATCGGATATATTGCCCATTTAGGGTCACACCGAGTCTCACAGGATAGTCCGTTGGTACGCCAAGGATGTGATTCTGCACGGATTTCTGCTACTGCAATTAATCAAGGCCGTGAACTTAGTGCGCATTTATTAATTAAGGCTAAAGGTACCAACCAAGCACAGATTAATCGCACTCGACTAAAAAGCAGCAGAGAATTACTCGGGGTAGTAAAAACTGTGCTGTTTTCGCCAGAAGATCTTGCGTTAGTTCGTGGTGAACCTGAGGGGCGTAGGCGGTTTTTAGATCATATTATTGCTACCAGAAAACCCCGCTTAGCTGGAGTAAAAGCTGATTATGATAAGGTTTTACGCCAACGCAATTCGCTATTAAAAAATGCTGGTGTGGCATTAAGACGCGGTTATGGCACTGATGAATCAGCTTTGCTTACTCTCGACGTGTGGGATCAACAGTTATCGGCACTTGGTGCACAAGTTATTCATGCGCGTCAAGAACTTGTTGCCGAGCTCAATCCGTTGGTTCATAGTGCTTATGCTGGGATTGCTCCAGAATCTAGGCCAGCAGCTATTCGCTATATTTCAACAATTGATGCGCTAAATAACGCTAATACTTTGATAGATATTGAAGTTATAGAAGCGATGATGCTTTCTGAATTAGGTGCAAAAAGACAACGCGAAATTGAACGCGGTGGTTCTTTGGTTGGGCCTCATCGCGATGATCTTGATTTATTATTGGGTAATTATCCAGCAAAAGGTTTTGCTAGCCATGGCGAAACCTGGTCACTGGCATTAAGTTTGCGTTTGGCAGAATTTGAATTAGTTCGCAGCGATGGTACCGACCCAATTTTGATTCTTGATGATGTGTTTTCGGAATTAGATGCTCAACGACGAGAAAAACTAGTAGCATTAGCTGCTTCTGCCGAACAAGTATTAATTACCGCTGCTGTTGCTGGAGATTTACCAGTTAATTTAACTAGTGGCACCCAGCTTATAACACATACTGTTAAGGTAAAAGATACTGATCAAGGACGAATTTCATTACTGGATGACACAAAAACTAAGAAAGAAAAGCTATGA
- a CDS encoding DciA family protein yields the protein MTSVSTSGASPDPVDPIAEAFQRVRHEAKKRLGKVPDINHSVSRRKVKTEANKTYQRGRPTGADGRALPQRDRLEGIGEILNQEIAARGWQKNIAVGMVSSHWEELVGLAVAEHTEVVMVKETTLFISCESTAWATNLRLMQRQILQTIAKKVGPGVITELKIFGPKTPSWRFGPLHVKGRGPRDTYG from the coding sequence ATGACATCTGTATCGACTTCTGGTGCTTCGCCAGATCCAGTTGATCCTATCGCAGAGGCTTTTCAACGGGTTCGTCATGAAGCAAAAAAACGTTTGGGAAAAGTACCAGACATTAACCATTCAGTTAGTCGTCGTAAAGTAAAAACCGAAGCAAATAAAACTTATCAACGTGGTCGTCCTACTGGTGCTGATGGTAGAGCGCTTCCTCAACGAGATCGTTTAGAAGGAATCGGCGAAATTTTAAACCAGGAAATTGCTGCGCGTGGGTGGCAAAAAAATATTGCTGTGGGCATGGTATCTTCGCACTGGGAAGAACTAGTAGGTTTGGCAGTCGCTGAGCATACTGAAGTGGTTATGGTCAAAGAAACTACTCTTTTTATTAGCTGCGAATCTACTGCTTGGGCAACAAACCTTCGGTTAATGCAACGCCAGATTTTGCAGACTATTGCTAAAAAAGTTGGTCCTGGTGTGATTACCGAATTGAAAATCTTTGGACCGAAAACCCCCAGTTGGCGTTTTGGTCCCTTGCATGTCAAAGGTCGTGGACCACGCGATACTTATGGTTAA